In the Advenella kashmirensis WT001 genome, one interval contains:
- a CDS encoding DUF1801 domain-containing protein: protein MVSSVKSTTAVPKPKARPARKDAPVKDTEAQPLSEPVVLLSGGNPQIPKGYGDAPVQAYIKAMPGWKSQIGRQLDTLIEHIVPDVKKAVKWNSPFYGANDDGWFLSLHCFTKYIKVTFFRGTSLRPTPPGKSKHKEVRYLDIREGEFDEQQISDWVRQASQLPGEKL from the coding sequence ATGGTCAGTTCTGTAAAATCCACAACAGCGGTACCCAAACCCAAGGCACGGCCGGCGCGCAAAGATGCGCCTGTCAAAGATACCGAGGCACAGCCATTATCAGAGCCCGTTGTTTTGCTGTCCGGTGGTAATCCCCAGATTCCCAAGGGATACGGCGATGCGCCCGTGCAGGCATATATAAAGGCCATGCCCGGCTGGAAAAGCCAGATCGGACGCCAACTCGATACCCTTATCGAACACATCGTACCCGACGTCAAAAAGGCTGTGAAGTGGAACTCGCCCTTTTATGGCGCCAACGACGATGGGTGGTTCCTGAGCCTGCATTGCTTTACGAAATACATCAAGGTCACTTTTTTCCGCGGCACCTCGTTGCGGCCCACTCCGCCGGGAAAATCCAAGCATAAGGAAGTGCGATATCTGGATATTCGGGAAGGCGAATTTGACGAGCAGCAGATCAGCGACTGGGTGAGGCAAGCCAGCCAACTGCCGGGAGAGAAACTGTAG
- a CDS encoding TMEM165/GDT1 family protein, producing MAVWTMIPDKIEEEETQLGRKFGVFGATLVTFFLAEMGDKTQLATVALAAKSAFPIEVVIGTTLGMMIADVPAVILGKQLGQRVSMKLVHTIAACIFLVLGIATLLGAGSGWGF from the coding sequence ATGGCTGTATGGACGATGATTCCCGATAAAATTGAGGAAGAAGAAACGCAGCTGGGCAGAAAATTCGGCGTCTTTGGCGCGACCCTGGTTACCTTTTTCCTGGCGGAAATGGGCGATAAAACACAATTGGCCACCGTCGCACTGGCCGCCAAAAGCGCCTTTCCGATTGAAGTGGTCATTGGCACAACACTGGGCATGATGATTGCAGACGTACCCGCCGTCATTCTGGGCAAACAGCTGGGCCAACGCGTGTCCATGAAGCTGGTGCACACGATCGCGGCCTGTATTTTCCTGGTACTGGGCATTGCCACTCTGCTTGGCGCCGGTTCTGGCTGGGGGTTCTGA
- a CDS encoding putative transporter small subunit, whose translation MNELILTAYILIWPIISAAILLVLIVALVRDLRHASKSDSEMI comes from the coding sequence ATGAATGAATTAATCCTTACCGCATATATCCTTATCTGGCCGATTATTTCCGCTGCCATTCTATTGGTGCTGATTGTTGCGCTGGTACGCGATTTGCGCCATGCCAGCAAAAGCGACAGTGAAATGATTTAA